In Drosophila santomea strain STO CAGO 1482 chromosome 2L, Prin_Dsan_1.1, whole genome shotgun sequence, a single window of DNA contains:
- the LOC120445319 gene encoding uncharacterized protein LOC120445319 isoform X13 — protein sequence MKYSTGRRNILCLLGLCLLLLKTGPTEAQSKRPSRVTSSRSFGTNVKPNTSNGPSFDCPEEFGYYPHPSDCTQYYVCVFGGALLESCTGGLMYSHDLQTCDWPRNVGCELVDTSSERSPAQSQAQSQREPHAQHVPSRIRFGSAFGSQGGTQKAATVPPQYHRSPPQVIQAQVQNIPPPPPELRVSPNPVITSRGQPKPLIDSQEDIAKLYADAQESLPPVEEEESDRQQRVYRGQPSTVSQVQRDRDGIIHQASINSIPQSGKIGSYAFGTAYRVESSSPSSLGAPQPANIFVQPTPAAPPQQLEPNRNYYNASTFNHGGSYQPQQQHQQHQQQQLQPTPFQQAPPQEQHQQQAQAPTHPYDSSYYSVYDDDIDLYRDIEYQQQQPQEQQQAPTPQYQSTVRQQQPHATYRPLELSATPKPPSYANQPAYVSDYDEDINGQIEQDNAYDQPTRAPQRAEHVVIQKLDTPARHSSTLTLTTPASPPEDPTYYERITTPYAPKRGPVDYAYGSAEDYDQSERTLTGVKARPHTGTDGSDLIANVVGHTEKTTATPPTRSQNTKTTPPNTRSHARISNTTTQAVTFTQSSTITSTSTYSPTTTSKLARNSNRNRGSAMYSNQDRDLQSTPNRGTHPPRTRPTLKPSGTIVSKAQEFVDIYRYPPTRPDPIYPQPTPDKTAAKCRKDVCLLPDCYCGGRDIPGGLNASDTPQFVLMTFDDAVNTINIDLYEELFNNKSRKNPNGCSWRGTFYLSHEWTDYGMVQDLYSQGHEMASHSVSHSFGEQFSQKKWTREIAGQREILAAYGGVKMSDVRGMRAPFLSVGGNKMYKMLYDSNFTYDSSMPVYENRPPSWPYTLDYKIFHDCMIPPCPTRSYPGVWQVPMVMWQDLNGGRCSMGDACSNPSDADGVTKMIMKNFERHYTTNRAPFGLFYHAAWFTQPHHKEGFIKFLDAINAMQDVWIITNWQALQWVRDPTPISRINSFQPFQCDYSDRPKRCNNPKVCNLWHKSGVRYMKTCQPCPDIYPWTGKSGIRSSRIDNEVEEPTA from the exons gACCCACAGAGGCACAGAGTAAACGACCCTCACGCGTAACCAGCTCCCGCAGCTTCGGCACCAACGTCAAGCCCAACACCTCCAATGGCCCTAGTTTCGACTGCCCCGAGGAGTTCGGATACTATCCGCACCCATCGGACTGCACCCAGTACTACGTGTGCGTCTTTGGAGGAGCGCTTCTTGAGAGTTGCACTGGTGGCCTGATGTACTCGCACGACCTGCAGACCTGCGACTGGCCGCGAAACGTCGGCTGTGAGTTGGTGGACACATCCTCCGAGCGCAGCCCTGCACAAAGCCAAGCCCAGAGCCAAAGGGAACCCCATGCGCAGCACGTGCCGAGCCGAATACGCTTTGGATCCGCTTTCGGCAGTCAGGGTGGCACGCAGAAGGCGGCCACCGTGCCGCCACAGTACCATCGTTCTCCACCACAGGTAATCCAGGCGCAGGTCCAGAACATACCGCCTCCTCCACCGGAGCTGCGAGTGTCACCAAACCCGGTCATCACGTCGCGTGGCCAACCAAAACCTCTGATCGACTCCCAGGAGGACATTGCAAAG CTGTATGCCGATGCGCAGGAATCGTTGCCGCCTGTGGAAGAAGAGGAGTCCGACCGTCAGCAGAGAGTGTATCGAGGCCAACCAAGTACTGTTAGTCAAGTTCAACGCGATCGCGATGGTATTATTCACCAAGCTAGTATAAATTCTATTCCTCAAAGTGGAAAAATCGGATCTTACGCTTTTGGGACCGCCTATAG AGTTGAGTCGTCTTCACCGTCATCGCTAGGGGCTCCGCAACCCGCTAATATATTTGTACAGCCCACGCCAGCAGCTCCACCGCAACAGTTAGAGCCCAATCGTAACTACTATAATGCATCCACATTCAATCATGGGGGCAGCTACcaaccacagcagcaacaccagcaacaccagcaacaacagctacaGCCAACACCATTCCAACAAGCGCCACCACAAgaacaacatcagcagcaggcaCAAGCCCCAACACATCCCTATGACTCATCCTATTATTCGGTTTATGACGACGATATCGATTTATATAGGGATATAGAgtaccaacagcagcagccacaggagcagcagcaagcacCTACCCCCCAGTATCAGTCAACAGTGCGCCAGCAGCAGCCCCACGCAACATACCGCCCCTTAGAGCTCTCGGCCACTCCGAAGCCCCCCTCTTACGCCAACCAGCCAGCATACGTCTCGGACTATGACGAGGATATTAATGGTCAG ATTGAGCAGGATAATGCGTACGATCAGCCCACACGTGCTCCTCAAAG GGCAGAACATGTGGTCATACAAAAACTGGATACCCCGGCCAGGCACTCGAGCACACTCACTCTAACGACGCCCGCATCCCCACCGGAAGATCCCACATACTACGAAAGGATAACTACGCCCTATGCTCCGAAGCGCGGGCCTGTCGACTACGCCTATGGGTCGGCAGAAGACTACGACCAGAGCGAGCGTACACTCACTGGAGTCAAGGCAAGGCCCCATACCGGTACGGATGGCTCTGACCTGATTGCCAATGTTGTGGGACATACCGAAAAGACCACCGCGACGCCACCAACACGATCGCAGAACACGAAGACGACTCCGCCAAATACCAGAAGCCATGCAAGGATTTCCAATACGACCACACAAGCTGTTACGTTTACACAGTCCTCAACAATAACAAGCACATCAACATATTCTCCAACGACAACATCAAAACTTGCAAG AAACAGCAATAGAAACCGGGGCAGTGCCATGTACAGCAATCAGGATAGAGACTTGCAATCCACGCCCAACCGCGGAACTCACCCACC aCGAACACGCCCCACGCTTAAGCCATCGGGCACAATTGTATCAAAGGCTCAAGAGTTTGTGGATATATACCGGTACCCACCGACCCGCCCCGACCCCATTTACCCACAGCCTACACCCGATAAAACGGCCGCCAAGTGCCGAAAGGACGTATGCCTTTTGCCAGACTGTTATTGCGGAGGAAGGGATATTCCTG GCGGATTGAACGCCTCAGATACTCCGCAATTTGTACTTATGACGTTTGATGATGCTGTCAACACCATTAATATTGACTTGTACGAGGAACTCTTTAATAATAAGTCGCGGAAAAATCCGAACGGCTGTTCGTGGCGCGGAACTTTTTACCTATCTCACGAGTGGACGGACTACGGCATGGTACAGGATTTGTACTCACAAGGGCATGAAATGGCTTCCCACAGCGTTTC CCACAGCTTTGGCGAGCAGTTCTCGCAGAAGAAGTGGACCCGTGAAATTGCCGGACAGCGAGAGATCCTTGCTGCGTACGGCGGTGTCAAGATGTCGGATGTTCGAGGCATGCGTGCTCCTTTCCTGTCGGTGGGCGGAaacaaaatgtacaaaatgcTGTACGACTCAAACTTCACCTACGACTCTTCCATGCCTGTCTACGAGAACCGACCACCCTCCTGGCCCTACACGCTCGACTACAAGATATTCCACGACTGCATGATTCCACCTTGCCCTACCCGTTCTTATCCTGGTGTTTGGCAAGTACCCATGGTTATGTGGCAGGACCTAAACGGAGGCCGCTGTTCTATGGGCGACGCTTGCTCCAACCCCAGTGATGCAGATGGAGTGACAAAGATGATTATGAAGAATTTTGAGCGCCATTACACCACAAACAG AGCACCGTTTGGGTTGTTCTACCACGCAGCATGGTTTACCCAGCCCCATCACAAGGAGGGCTTTATAAAATTCCTCGATGCCATCAATGCGATGCAAGATGTGTGGATCATAACCAACTGGCAAGCGCTACAATGGGTGCGAGACCCTACACCGATATCGCGCATTAACTCATTCCAACCATTTCAGTGCGATTATTCG GATCGACCAAAACGCTGCAACAACCCGAAAGTGTGTAATTTGTGGCACAAGTCCGGCGTCCGATACATGAAAACGTGTCAGCCCTGCCCCGACATCTACCCCTGGACTGGAAAATCTGGAATCCGATCTTCCCGAATCGATAATGAAGTTGAGGAGCCGACGGCGTAA
- the LOC120445319 gene encoding uncharacterized protein LOC120445319 isoform X15, whose product MKYSTGRRNILCLLGLCLLLLKTGPTEAQSKRPSRVTSSRSFGTNVKPNTSNGPSFDCPEEFGYYPHPSDCTQYYVCVFGGALLESCTGGLMYSHDLQTCDWPRNVGCELVDTSSERSPAQSQAQSQREPHAQHVPSRIRFGSAFGSQGGTQKAATVPPQYHRSPPQVIQAQVQNIPPPPPELRVSPNPVITSRGQPKPLIDSQEDIAKLYADAQESLPPVEEEESDRQQRVYRGQPSTVSQVQRDRDGIIHQASINSIPQSGKIGSYAFGTAYRVESSSPSSLGAPQPANIFVQPTPAAPPQQLEPNRNYYNASTFNHGGSYQPQQQHQQHQQQQLQPTPFQQAPPQEQHQQQAQAPTHPYDSSYYSVYDDDIDLYRDIEYQQQQPQEQQQAPTPQYQSTVRQQQPHATYRPLELSATPKPPSYANQPAYVSDYDEDINGQIEQDNAYDQPTRAPQRNSNRNRGSAMYSNQDRDLQSTPNRGTHPPRTRPTLKPSGTIVSKAQEFVDIYRYPPTRPDPIYPQPTPDKTAAKCRKDVCLLPDCYCGGRDIPGELPVESIPQIVLLTFDDSVNDLNKQLYTDLFEKGRVNPNGCPITATFYVSHEWTDYSQVQNLYADGHEMASHTVSHSFGEQFSQKKWTREIAGQREILAAYGGVKMSDVRGMRAPFLSVGGNKMYKMLYDSNFTYDSSMPVYENRPPSWPYTLDYKIFHDCMIPPCPTRSYPGVWQVPMVMWQDLNGGRCSMGDACSNPSDADGVTKMIMKNFERHYTTNRAPFGLFYHAAWFTQPHHKEGFIKFLDAINAMQDVWIITNWQALQWVRDPTPISRINSFQPFQCDYSDRPKRCNNPKVCNLWHKSGVRYMKTCQPCPDIYPWTGKSGIRSSRIDNEVEEPTA is encoded by the exons gACCCACAGAGGCACAGAGTAAACGACCCTCACGCGTAACCAGCTCCCGCAGCTTCGGCACCAACGTCAAGCCCAACACCTCCAATGGCCCTAGTTTCGACTGCCCCGAGGAGTTCGGATACTATCCGCACCCATCGGACTGCACCCAGTACTACGTGTGCGTCTTTGGAGGAGCGCTTCTTGAGAGTTGCACTGGTGGCCTGATGTACTCGCACGACCTGCAGACCTGCGACTGGCCGCGAAACGTCGGCTGTGAGTTGGTGGACACATCCTCCGAGCGCAGCCCTGCACAAAGCCAAGCCCAGAGCCAAAGGGAACCCCATGCGCAGCACGTGCCGAGCCGAATACGCTTTGGATCCGCTTTCGGCAGTCAGGGTGGCACGCAGAAGGCGGCCACCGTGCCGCCACAGTACCATCGTTCTCCACCACAGGTAATCCAGGCGCAGGTCCAGAACATACCGCCTCCTCCACCGGAGCTGCGAGTGTCACCAAACCCGGTCATCACGTCGCGTGGCCAACCAAAACCTCTGATCGACTCCCAGGAGGACATTGCAAAG CTGTATGCCGATGCGCAGGAATCGTTGCCGCCTGTGGAAGAAGAGGAGTCCGACCGTCAGCAGAGAGTGTATCGAGGCCAACCAAGTACTGTTAGTCAAGTTCAACGCGATCGCGATGGTATTATTCACCAAGCTAGTATAAATTCTATTCCTCAAAGTGGAAAAATCGGATCTTACGCTTTTGGGACCGCCTATAG AGTTGAGTCGTCTTCACCGTCATCGCTAGGGGCTCCGCAACCCGCTAATATATTTGTACAGCCCACGCCAGCAGCTCCACCGCAACAGTTAGAGCCCAATCGTAACTACTATAATGCATCCACATTCAATCATGGGGGCAGCTACcaaccacagcagcaacaccagcaacaccagcaacaacagctacaGCCAACACCATTCCAACAAGCGCCACCACAAgaacaacatcagcagcaggcaCAAGCCCCAACACATCCCTATGACTCATCCTATTATTCGGTTTATGACGACGATATCGATTTATATAGGGATATAGAgtaccaacagcagcagccacaggagcagcagcaagcacCTACCCCCCAGTATCAGTCAACAGTGCGCCAGCAGCAGCCCCACGCAACATACCGCCCCTTAGAGCTCTCGGCCACTCCGAAGCCCCCCTCTTACGCCAACCAGCCAGCATACGTCTCGGACTATGACGAGGATATTAATGGTCAG ATTGAGCAGGATAATGCGTACGATCAGCCCACACGTGCTCCTCAAAG AAACAGCAATAGAAACCGGGGCAGTGCCATGTACAGCAATCAGGATAGAGACTTGCAATCCACGCCCAACCGCGGAACTCACCCACC aCGAACACGCCCCACGCTTAAGCCATCGGGCACAATTGTATCAAAGGCTCAAGAGTTTGTGGATATATACCGGTACCCACCGACCCGCCCCGACCCCATTTACCCACAGCCTACACCCGATAAAACGGCCGCCAAGTGCCGAAAGGACGTATGCCTTTTGCCAGACTGTTATTGCGGAGGAAGGGATATTCCTG GCGAACTACCTGTTGAAAGCATCCCTCAGATCGTTCTCTTGACCTTTGACGATTCCGTTAATGACCTAAACAAGCAGTTATACACGGATCTGTTTGAGAAAGGTCGCGTCAATCCAAACGGCTGTCCCATCACAGCCACTTTTTACGTTTCCCACGAGTGGACTGACTACAGTCAAGTACAGAATCTTTACGCCGATGGACATGAAATGGCCTCGCATACAGTTTC CCACAGCTTTGGCGAGCAGTTCTCGCAGAAGAAGTGGACCCGTGAAATTGCCGGACAGCGAGAGATCCTTGCTGCGTACGGCGGTGTCAAGATGTCGGATGTTCGAGGCATGCGTGCTCCTTTCCTGTCGGTGGGCGGAaacaaaatgtacaaaatgcTGTACGACTCAAACTTCACCTACGACTCTTCCATGCCTGTCTACGAGAACCGACCACCCTCCTGGCCCTACACGCTCGACTACAAGATATTCCACGACTGCATGATTCCACCTTGCCCTACCCGTTCTTATCCTGGTGTTTGGCAAGTACCCATGGTTATGTGGCAGGACCTAAACGGAGGCCGCTGTTCTATGGGCGACGCTTGCTCCAACCCCAGTGATGCAGATGGAGTGACAAAGATGATTATGAAGAATTTTGAGCGCCATTACACCACAAACAG AGCACCGTTTGGGTTGTTCTACCACGCAGCATGGTTTACCCAGCCCCATCACAAGGAGGGCTTTATAAAATTCCTCGATGCCATCAATGCGATGCAAGATGTGTGGATCATAACCAACTGGCAAGCGCTACAATGGGTGCGAGACCCTACACCGATATCGCGCATTAACTCATTCCAACCATTTCAGTGCGATTATTCG GATCGACCAAAACGCTGCAACAACCCGAAAGTGTGTAATTTGTGGCACAAGTCCGGCGTCCGATACATGAAAACGTGTCAGCCCTGCCCCGACATCTACCCCTGGACTGGAAAATCTGGAATCCGATCTTCCCGAATCGATAATGAAGTTGAGGAGCCGACGGCGTAA